The proteins below come from a single Bremerella alba genomic window:
- a CDS encoding carbon-nitrogen hydrolase family protein, whose amino-acid sequence MEPIDLKEYEWKTVIRPMLIEDFDALVEMQMACFPDMEPWSRAHIESQLKNFPQGQIVIEIDGQLAASSSSLIVQNDPNTAWHNFKAVSDNGYIRNHNPKGDTLYGIEMMVHPEFRGLKLSRRMYDARKEMCREMNLARMIIGGRIPGYHKVADKMSAREYVERVVAKAEFDPVLTAQTANGFALQGLIPDYLPNDKASCGYATYLEWLNLDYKPGAKRRFHHLVEPIRITVVQYEMRAIRGFDEFAQQCDFFLDVASDYKSDFILFPELFTTQLLSCVEPTRPGLAARRLAEFTTDYLEYFSERAIKYNVNVIGGSHFVLENDTLYNIAYLFGRDGSIGKQYKIHITPSERKWWGIEPGHKVEVFDTDCGKVAIQICYDIEFPELTRIAANKGAEMIFVPYNTDTRHGYLRVKTCAQARCVENQVYVAISGCTGNLPFVENADIHYAQSGVYTPCDAEFAREGIAAECNPNVETIVIHDVDLELLRRHRLEGSVQNWNDRRKDLYKVQYMEDGEEGYV is encoded by the coding sequence ATGGAACCGATTGATCTGAAGGAATACGAGTGGAAAACGGTGATTCGTCCGATGCTCATCGAGGATTTCGATGCGCTGGTCGAAATGCAAATGGCCTGCTTCCCCGACATGGAACCGTGGTCGCGAGCGCACATCGAAAGCCAGCTTAAGAATTTCCCCCAGGGGCAAATCGTCATCGAAATCGATGGTCAGTTGGCCGCCTCTTCCAGCAGTTTGATTGTTCAGAACGATCCCAATACGGCCTGGCACAATTTCAAGGCCGTCTCCGACAATGGGTATATCCGCAATCACAATCCCAAGGGAGATACGCTCTATGGGATCGAGATGATGGTCCATCCCGAGTTCCGAGGGCTCAAGCTTTCGCGCCGGATGTACGATGCCCGCAAGGAGATGTGCCGCGAAATGAACCTGGCTCGGATGATCATTGGGGGCCGCATTCCTGGGTATCACAAAGTTGCCGATAAAATGTCGGCCCGCGAATACGTCGAGCGCGTGGTCGCCAAAGCCGAGTTCGACCCGGTGCTGACCGCACAAACGGCCAACGGCTTTGCCTTGCAGGGGCTCATCCCTGATTATCTGCCCAACGACAAAGCTTCGTGCGGATACGCTACCTACTTAGAGTGGTTGAACCTCGACTATAAGCCGGGGGCCAAGCGGCGCTTCCATCACCTGGTCGAGCCGATCCGCATTACCGTCGTGCAGTACGAAATGCGCGCGATCCGCGGTTTCGACGAGTTCGCCCAGCAGTGCGACTTCTTCCTGGACGTGGCTTCCGACTATAAGTCCGACTTCATCCTCTTTCCGGAACTGTTCACCACGCAGTTGCTTTCGTGCGTCGAGCCGACCCGACCGGGGTTGGCGGCACGGCGCCTGGCCGAGTTCACGACTGATTACCTCGAGTACTTTTCAGAGCGGGCCATCAAGTACAACGTGAACGTGATCGGCGGTAGTCACTTCGTGCTGGAAAACGACACGCTGTACAACATTGCCTACCTATTCGGTCGCGATGGGTCGATCGGCAAGCAGTACAAGATTCACATTACCCCCAGCGAGCGAAAGTGGTGGGGTATCGAACCAGGCCACAAGGTCGAAGTCTTCGACACCGACTGCGGCAAGGTTGCCATTCAGATCTGCTACGACATCGAGTTCCCCGAGCTCACCCGGATTGCGGCCAATAAAGGGGCCGAGATGATCTTCGTGCCGTACAACACCGATACGCGTCACGGTTACCTGCGGGTAAAGACCTGTGCACAGGCCCGCTGCGTCGAAAACCAGGTTTACGTGGCCATCTCTGGCTGCACAGGTAATCTACCGTTCGTCGAAAACGCCGACATCCACTACGCCCAATCAGGCGTCTACACGCCGTGCGACGCCGAGTTCGCCCGAGAAGGGATCGCCGCCGAGTGCAACCCGAACGTCGAAACAATCGTCATCCACGACGTCGACCTGGAACTGCTGCGGCGGCACCGTCTGGAAGGTTCCGTTCAAAACTGGAACGACCGCCGCAAAGACTTGTACAAAGTGCAGTACATGGAAGATGGCGAAGAAGGCTACGTGTAA